A part of Hydrogenobacter sp. T-8 genomic DNA contains:
- a CDS encoding F0F1 ATP synthase subunit gamma — MPKLSPRDIRRKIQGIKNTRRITNAMKVVSAAKLRRAQELIYASRPYSERLYEVLKSLASHIDSQTHPLFDVREEKICDLVLITADRGLAGAFNSNLIKRAEDIIKEKQERGVKINLVLIGRKGVQYFGRRSYSILKAYDEVFRKEINFNVVKEVGELLRERYTNKETDAVYLINNEMVTRVSYKPVVRNFLPFERVQGDGDYGVYEFEVDKELFVNRLIDLYLNYQLYRAMLESNAAEHFARMVAMDNATRNADELVKTWTLIFNKARQESITSELIDIVNAVEAMK, encoded by the coding sequence ATGCCAAAGCTCTCACCCAGAGACATAAGGAGAAAGATACAAGGAATAAAGAACACACGCAGGATAACCAACGCCATGAAGGTGGTCTCAGCGGCAAAGCTCCGTAGGGCTCAGGAGCTCATATACGCCTCAAGACCCTACTCAGAAAGGCTTTACGAGGTGTTAAAAAGCCTTGCCTCTCACATAGATTCCCAAACTCATCCACTTTTTGATGTGAGGGAAGAAAAGATTTGTGATCTGGTTCTTATAACCGCAGACAGAGGTCTTGCAGGAGCCTTTAACTCAAACCTTATAAAGCGGGCAGAAGACATCATAAAGGAAAAGCAGGAAAGGGGTGTAAAGATAAACCTTGTTCTTATTGGGAGAAAGGGTGTTCAGTATTTTGGAAGGAGGAGTTATAGCATACTCAAGGCTTATGATGAGGTTTTCAGAAAAGAGATAAACTTCAACGTGGTCAAGGAAGTGGGAGAGCTTCTCAGGGAGAGGTATACAAACAAAGAAACAGATGCAGTGTATCTGATAAACAACGAGATGGTCACAAGGGTAAGCTACAAGCCAGTAGTGAGAAATTTCCTGCCTTTTGAAAGGGTTCAGGGCGATGGAGACTATGGTGTTTACGAATTTGAGGTGGATAAGGAGCTTTTTGTAAATAGGCTTATAGACCTTTATCTAAATTATCAGCTCTACAGAGCAATGCTTGAGTCAAATGCTGCGGAGCATTTTGCCCGTATGGTAGCCATGGACAACGCCACAAGGAACGCAGACGAGCTTGTGAAAACATGGACCCTTATCTTCAACAAGGCAAGGCAGGAGTCCATCACCTCTGAACTTATAGACATAGTGAACGCAGTGGAAGCCATGAAATAA
- the feoB gene encoding ferrous iron transport protein B — translation MKSIKVALAGNPNVGKTSILNHLAGTNLKVGNWPGVTVEKREGKVKFWDYEINLVDLPGIYTLEPISEDEWVAYNYITQEKPDLILNIIETPNMERDLLLTIELLEHEIPLILVLNMTDEAQKLGIEVKDKWLSELLGVRVLRTNGRTGEGVKALLPNIVEVFNLKEKTKALRYSKELEDILEKVREREDETKAELIRKLLNSEKFRELRESIKSLMGRDVQDVIRDERYAKAHGLYREVVERKPLTSRDITDSLDKVLLHPIFGIPIFFLLMFLLFKFSFDFSAPFMEWVEGFVNGFIAPAISEGLSLMGVGDWVQRLFAEAFIGGVGFVLTFVPLIAVIYFLLALMEFSGYLPRVAFLMDRFMHKLGLHGKSLVPLLLGFGCNVPAIVATRALETKRDKFLVIAMIPFMSCPARLVVFSFFAVLFFKNPAVIIFSLYLLGIFVAFLTAFLLRKTLYGGTLYHFVMELPPYRLPTLRLLFRVVWVYVRDFLYRAGTLIFAASVFIWLLLNLPPGVKNPSESLAGQIGKAISPIFKPLGLEDWRISTSLIPAFLAREIVLSSMGTIYTAEVEKREEHFVFSEALKGQAIGFGNALKEAVINIFKPVPTAFEVEEKGSDSLRSLIAQSISPASALAFMVFLLLYTSCLGTVAVMWREAGKGFALTFLAYSLLVGWLFGFFAYRIGSVIWNT, via the coding sequence ATGAAAAGTATAAAGGTAGCCCTTGCGGGCAATCCCAACGTAGGAAAGACAAGTATTCTTAACCATCTTGCGGGAACAAACCTTAAGGTAGGTAACTGGCCCGGAGTAACTGTTGAAAAGAGGGAAGGAAAGGTAAAGTTTTGGGACTATGAAATAAACCTTGTAGACCTTCCGGGTATATACACCCTTGAGCCCATATCGGAGGATGAGTGGGTTGCATACAACTATATAACGCAGGAAAAACCAGACTTGATACTCAATATCATAGAAACACCCAACATGGAAAGAGACCTACTCTTAACCATAGAACTTCTTGAGCATGAAATACCTCTCATCTTAGTCCTAAACATGACGGACGAAGCCCAAAAGCTGGGAATAGAGGTCAAAGACAAATGGCTTTCTGAACTTCTTGGTGTGAGGGTCCTCAGGACAAACGGAAGGACTGGCGAAGGTGTAAAGGCTTTACTTCCAAACATAGTGGAAGTTTTTAACCTTAAGGAAAAAACAAAGGCTTTGAGATACAGTAAAGAATTGGAAGACATACTTGAGAAAGTAAGAGAAAGGGAAGACGAAACCAAGGCGGAGCTTATAAGAAAACTCCTCAACTCGGAAAAGTTTAGGGAGCTTAGAGAGTCCATAAAGAGCCTTATGGGTAGAGATGTTCAAGATGTCATTAGGGACGAAAGGTATGCAAAGGCTCATGGTCTATACAGGGAAGTGGTAGAGAGAAAACCTCTGACCTCAAGAGATATAACAGACTCCCTTGACAAGGTTTTATTGCACCCTATCTTTGGCATACCCATATTCTTTTTGTTAATGTTCCTGCTCTTTAAGTTCTCCTTTGACTTTTCTGCACCTTTTATGGAGTGGGTAGAGGGGTTTGTAAACGGCTTTATTGCTCCTGCTATTTCAGAAGGTCTGTCCCTTATGGGTGTTGGTGATTGGGTTCAGAGACTTTTTGCAGAAGCCTTTATAGGTGGTGTGGGCTTTGTTCTGACTTTCGTTCCTCTCATTGCGGTCATATACTTCCTGCTTGCTCTTATGGAATTTTCGGGTTATCTTCCGAGAGTTGCTTTTCTTATGGACAGGTTTATGCATAAACTTGGTCTCCATGGTAAAAGCCTTGTTCCTTTGCTTCTCGGCTTTGGATGTAATGTGCCTGCCATAGTTGCCACGAGGGCTTTGGAAACAAAAAGGGACAAATTTCTCGTCATAGCCATGATACCCTTTATGAGTTGTCCTGCAAGGCTTGTAGTTTTCTCCTTTTTTGCGGTGCTCTTTTTCAAAAACCCTGCGGTCATTATATTTTCACTTTATCTTTTAGGCATTTTCGTTGCATTTTTGACTGCTTTTCTTTTGAGAAAAACTCTATACGGAGGAACTCTCTATCACTTCGTTATGGAATTGCCACCTTACAGACTTCCCACGCTGAGACTTCTTTTCAGAGTTGTATGGGTTTATGTAAGGGATTTTCTATACAGAGCTGGTACCCTCATATTTGCAGCGTCGGTTTTCATATGGCTATTGCTGAATCTACCACCGGGTGTCAAAAATCCCTCTGAAAGCCTCGCAGGACAGATAGGAAAAGCTATATCTCCCATTTTTAAACCCCTAGGTCTTGAGGACTGGAGAATATCAACCTCCCTTATACCAGCCTTCCTTGCAAGAGAGATAGTGCTAAGTTCTATGGGAACCATATACACCGCAGAGGTAGAGAAGAGAGAAGAACATTTTGTCTTCTCGGAAGCTCTAAAGGGGCAAGCTATTGGCTTTGGTAATGCCTTAAAGGAGGCTGTGATAAATATCTTCAAGCCAGTGCCAACTGCTTTTGAAGTAGAAGAAAAAGGAAGCGACAGCTTAAGAAGTTTAATAGCACAGAGTATATCGCCAGCGTCCGCTCTGGCTTTTATGGTATTTTTACTGCTATACACTTCCTGTCTTGGAACGGTGGCGGTAATGTGGAGAGAGGCAGGAAAGGGTTTTGCCCTTACCTTTCTCGCATATAGCCTACTCGTGGGCTGGCTCTTCGGTTTCTTTGCATATAGGATAGGAAGTGTGATATGGAATACTTAG
- the atpD gene encoding F0F1 ATP synthase subunit beta, with protein sequence MKGRIVQVIGAVIDVEFGDKNLPPVRHGLKTRRKFIDDRGNWAEEELFLEVAQHIGESRVRCVAMGATDGLVRGQEVEYLGGPIKVPVGRATLGRIFNVVGQPIDEAGPVNAEEYWPMFREPPPLEEQSTKVEILETGIKVVDLLEPYVKGGKVGLFGGAGVGKTVLMQELIHNIAKFHKGFSVVIGVGERTREGNDLWHEMKESGVLPYTVMVYGQMNEPPGVRFRVAQTGITMAEYFRDVEGQDVLVFIDNIFRFVQAGSEVSTLLGRLPSAVGYQPTLNTDVGEVQERITSTKKGSLTSIQAVYVPADDITDPAPYSVFAHLDATTVLARRLAELGIYPAVDPLESTSKYLAPEFVGEEHYQVASEVKRILQRYKELQEIIAILGMEELSEEDKAIVNRARRIQRFLAQPFHVAEQFTGMPGKYVKLEDNIRSFKEILTGNYDHLPEMAFYMVGTIEEVVEKAKALGAKV encoded by the coding sequence ATGAAGGGAAGAATAGTGCAAGTTATAGGTGCGGTCATTGACGTGGAGTTTGGAGACAAGAACCTCCCACCTGTCAGACACGGTCTCAAGACAAGAAGAAAATTCATAGATGACAGAGGTAATTGGGCAGAAGAGGAGCTCTTCCTTGAAGTGGCTCAGCACATAGGAGAAAGCAGAGTCAGATGTGTGGCAATGGGTGCCACCGATGGTCTTGTGAGAGGTCAAGAGGTGGAATACCTCGGAGGTCCTATAAAGGTTCCAGTGGGTAGAGCAACCCTTGGTAGGATATTCAATGTGGTGGGTCAACCCATAGACGAGGCAGGACCTGTAAACGCAGAAGAATACTGGCCCATGTTTAGAGAGCCTCCACCCCTTGAAGAGCAGTCCACAAAGGTGGAGATACTTGAAACAGGTATTAAGGTGGTGGACCTTCTTGAGCCTTATGTGAAGGGTGGAAAGGTTGGTCTCTTTGGTGGTGCGGGAGTTGGTAAGACGGTTCTTATGCAGGAGCTCATCCACAACATAGCTAAGTTCCACAAAGGCTTTTCCGTAGTCATAGGCGTTGGAGAAAGGACGAGGGAAGGAAATGACCTCTGGCACGAGATGAAGGAGTCTGGAGTTCTACCCTACACGGTCATGGTTTACGGACAGATGAACGAGCCACCAGGCGTGCGTTTTAGGGTGGCACAAACGGGCATAACCATGGCGGAATACTTCAGGGACGTGGAAGGTCAGGACGTGCTTGTTTTCATAGATAACATCTTTAGGTTTGTCCAGGCAGGTTCTGAGGTTTCCACCCTACTTGGAAGGCTACCCTCTGCGGTTGGATATCAGCCCACACTAAATACGGACGTGGGTGAAGTCCAAGAGAGAATAACCTCCACCAAGAAGGGTTCTCTAACCTCTATACAAGCGGTTTACGTGCCAGCGGACGACATTACAGACCCAGCACCCTATTCGGTCTTTGCCCACCTTGACGCTACTACAGTGCTTGCCAGAAGACTTGCGGAGCTTGGTATATACCCAGCGGTTGATCCACTTGAGTCCACTTCCAAGTATCTGGCTCCCGAGTTTGTAGGAGAGGAGCACTATCAGGTAGCTTCCGAAGTCAAGAGAATACTCCAAAGATACAAGGAGCTTCAAGAGATAATAGCCATACTGGGTATGGAAGAGCTCTCTGAAGAGGACAAGGCTATAGTCAACAGGGCAAGAAGGATTCAAAGGTTCTTGGCTCAGCCCTTCCACGTGGCGGAGCAGTTCACGGGCATGCCCGGAAAGTATGTCAAGCTGGAAGACAACATAAGGAGCTTTAAAGAGATACTCACCGGCAACTACGACCACCTTCCTGAAATGGCATTTTATATGGTGGGCACCATAGAGGAGGTGGTGGAGAAAGCCAAGGCTCTGGGAGCTAAGGTTTGA
- the trpB gene encoding tryptophan synthase subunit beta, with amino-acid sequence MIKQELYTLPDERGYFGEFGGRFVPETLMYALEELERAYAKAKEDPSFWEELNHYLRSFAGRPTPLYFAKRLTQYAGGARIYIKREDLLHTGAHKINNTLGQALLTKRMGKKRVIAETGAGQHGVATATACALLGLECVVYMGEEDAERQKLNVFRMRLLGAEVRIVKSGSRTLKDAINEALRDWVTNVETTHYIIGSVVGPHPFPMMVRDFQKVIGEEAKEQLFELEGKLPDAVVACVGGGSNAMGIFYPFMEHEEVRLIGVEAGGLGLHTGKHASSINGGSVGVLHGMKSYFLQDEEGQIQPTHSISAGLDYPGVGPEHAYLFKSGRAEYTYATDEEALEGFRILSRLEGIIPALEPAHAVLRVVEIAKEVGKDGIVLFNLSGRGDKDMMHVMKHLEDMV; translated from the coding sequence ATGATAAAACAAGAGTTATACACTCTTCCAGATGAAAGGGGATACTTTGGAGAGTTCGGTGGCAGGTTTGTACCAGAGACCCTCATGTATGCCCTTGAGGAGCTTGAAAGGGCTTATGCAAAGGCAAAGGAAGACCCCTCCTTCTGGGAGGAGCTAAACCACTACCTTAGGAGCTTTGCAGGAAGACCCACACCCCTCTACTTTGCCAAGAGGCTTACACAGTATGCAGGGGGTGCAAGGATATACATAAAGAGGGAAGACCTTTTGCATACGGGTGCTCACAAGATAAACAACACACTTGGTCAGGCACTTCTTACTAAGAGAATGGGCAAAAAAAGGGTAATAGCAGAGACGGGAGCAGGACAGCATGGAGTGGCAACCGCCACCGCCTGTGCTTTACTTGGTCTTGAGTGCGTGGTCTATATGGGAGAGGAGGACGCAGAGCGTCAAAAACTTAACGTTTTTAGGATGAGACTGCTGGGTGCGGAAGTTCGCATCGTAAAGAGCGGTTCAAGAACCTTAAAGGATGCCATAAACGAAGCTTTAAGGGACTGGGTTACCAACGTGGAAACCACACACTACATTATAGGCTCTGTGGTGGGACCTCACCCCTTTCCCATGATGGTTAGGGATTTCCAGAAGGTGATAGGGGAGGAGGCAAAAGAACAACTTTTTGAGCTGGAGGGCAAGCTTCCCGATGCGGTAGTTGCCTGCGTAGGAGGTGGTTCAAACGCGATGGGTATATTTTATCCATTTATGGAGCACGAAGAGGTAAGACTAATAGGCGTAGAAGCTGGAGGTCTTGGACTGCACACGGGTAAACACGCAAGCTCTATAAACGGCGGTTCTGTGGGAGTTTTGCACGGTATGAAGTCCTACTTTTTGCAGGATGAAGAGGGACAAATCCAACCCACCCATTCCATCTCTGCAGGGCTTGACTACCCAGGTGTTGGACCAGAGCATGCCTACCTTTTCAAGAGCGGAAGGGCGGAGTACACCTATGCAACAGACGAAGAAGCCCTTGAAGGCTTTAGGATTCTTTCAAGGCTTGAAGGTATCATTCCCGCCCTTGAGCCAGCTCATGCGGTCTTGAGGGTGGTAGAAATAGCCAAAGAAGTAGGGAAGGATGGCATAGTGCTTTTTAACCTCTCTGGCAGGGGCGACAAGGACATGATGCATGTGATGAAACACTTGGAAGATATGGTATAA
- a CDS encoding FeoA family protein, with amino-acid sequence MNLEEVKPGQEVVILGLSGREEVLEKVKAMGLRKGRRVSLLQKIGRNLLLKVDNSRIVISKDLAKGIEVQ; translated from the coding sequence ATGAACCTTGAAGAGGTAAAACCTGGGCAGGAAGTGGTAATACTTGGTCTCAGCGGTAGAGAGGAGGTCTTAGAAAAGGTTAAGGCAATGGGTCTTAGAAAGGGTAGAAGGGTATCTCTTCTGCAAAAGATTGGAAGAAACCTTCTTCTGAAGGTGGACAACTCAAGGATAGTTATAAGTAAAGACCTGGCAAAAGGCATAGAGGTTCAATGA
- the rph gene encoding ribonuclease PH, whose translation MRSDGRRPGELRPVRIVRDYLKHPEGSVLVEFGNTKVICTVSVQDSVPPFLKGKGQGWITAEYSMLPRATQTRNIRESVQGRIGGRTHEIQRMIGRAMRTALDLTKVGERTFWIDCDVIQADGGTRTASITGAFVALVDAVIKLYSDGVLTSTPIKDFVAAVSVGIVNNQILLDLNFEEDSSAEVDMNLVATGSGRISEIQALGEEHSFTREDFDKMLSLGLEGIKQLIELQKAFFEVQGGVFKRKEIREARL comes from the coding sequence TTGAGGTCTGACGGAAGAAGGCCCGGAGAGCTAAGACCGGTAAGGATAGTCAGGGATTATCTCAAGCATCCAGAGGGTTCTGTTCTTGTGGAGTTTGGAAACACCAAGGTTATATGCACTGTCTCCGTTCAGGACAGTGTCCCCCCCTTTCTAAAAGGCAAAGGGCAAGGCTGGATAACCGCTGAGTATTCCATGCTCCCAAGGGCTACACAGACAAGAAATATAAGGGAATCTGTGCAGGGCAGGATTGGGGGTAGAACTCACGAAATACAGAGAATGATAGGGCGGGCTATGAGAACCGCTCTTGACCTTACCAAAGTGGGAGAGAGAACCTTCTGGATAGACTGCGATGTTATACAGGCGGATGGTGGAACAAGGACTGCCTCCATAACTGGAGCTTTTGTAGCACTTGTGGATGCGGTTATAAAGCTATACAGCGATGGAGTCTTAACATCCACACCTATAAAGGATTTCGTAGCGGCGGTGAGCGTTGGAATAGTAAATAACCAGATACTTCTTGACCTTAACTTTGAAGAGGACTCCTCTGCGGAGGTGGACATGAACTTGGTAGCAACAGGCTCAGGAAGGATATCGGAGATACAAGCCTTGGGCGAGGAGCATTCCTTTACAAGGGAAGACTTTGACAAGATGCTGTCTCTTGGGCTTGAGGGTATAAAACAGCTTATAGAGCTCCAAAAAGCCTTTTTTGAAGTGCAGGGAGGAGTATTTAAGAGAAAGGAGATAAGAGAGGCAAGACTGTAA